Proteins from a genomic interval of Tiliqua scincoides isolate rTilSci1 chromosome 11, rTilSci1.hap2, whole genome shotgun sequence:
- the ITPRIPL1 gene encoding inositol 1,4,5-trisphosphate receptor-interacting protein-like 1 yields MALCVAIGLTTFVLLYKSLMVNDDTDLVTQNRLHEYEERMKKEMGHLQTEFDQQSWSWGLSQVHEDWMTTNPVVDEGTWDGWPYVGLIIIILFGCCRHTMEKEPSYDSSTDSSSTTTNEDLEDDEDDTDLEPECYSTRQKALEAFYDHHVEEDTSDLTSMCDFVESFVNDLLDACRGALPDQNPLLLLENCIGVDSAFEGWHTQKASSKAFCVLVPISPPKGHSFHVEMSDVEGAPSKHGHILVEMECLCKRERLLGDVVCSLHHPNHHSSNDQGPFFIHDLCTSSHLDVDKAIHWFQALVAKAWESLSYKYKLDLVPQPSNTSCRLKLMFKSGRTVFINIILGVQLGDTLVFLATQGAERDHLTGAVWQRNFAVQELLFFKWVSQRLPEDSCYLKCLQILIFFKESSPSSRKEPVLSNYHYKTCLMHLLLCQPLLDWEPEDIAPRIQDMLQFMHTALQEKYLQHFVIGNICLPIQIPIPQALRSATPLNLFKHLEQDRDLHAKAMKEFVEVVEKVRALWSEREE; encoded by the coding sequence ATGGCCCTGTGTGTCGCCATTGGCCTGACTACGTTCGTTCTGCTCTACAAGTCCCTTATGGTCAATGACGACACAGACTTGGTCACACAGAATCGACTCCATGAGTATGAGGAGCGGATGAAAAAGGAAATGGGGCACCTACAGACAGAGTTTGACCAGCAGAGCTGGAGCTGGGGTTTGAGCCAGGTCCATGAGGATTGGATGACCACAAATCCAGTGGTAGATGAGGGGACCTGGGACGGGTGGCCCTACGTGGGActgatcatcatcatcctctttgGGTGCTGTCGACACACCATGGAGAAGGAGCCCAGCTATGACTCCAGCACAGACAGCTCCAGCACCACCACAAATGAAGACCTTGAAGATGACGAGGATGATACTGACCTGGAACCCGAGTGTTACAGTACCAGACAAAAGGCCCTGGAAGCTTTCTACGACCATCACGTGGAGGAGGACACCAGCGACTTGACCAGCATGTGCGATTTTGTTGAGTCCTTTGTGAATGACCTGCTGGATGCATGCCGGGGCGCCCTTCCTGACCAAAATCCTCTCCTCCTGCTGGAGAACTGCATTGGGGTGGACAGTGCCTTTGAAGGGTGGCACACTCAGAAAGCCTCCTCCAAGGCCTTCTGTGTGCTGGTGCCCATCTCGCCACCCAAAGGCCATTCCTTTCATGTGGAGATGAGTGACGTGGAAGGTGCCCCGAGCAAGCATGGGCACATCTTGGTGGAAATGGAGTGCCTATGCAAGAGGGAGAGGCTCCTGGGGGATGTGGTGTGCTCCCTTCACCATCCAAACCACCATTCCAGCAATGATCAAGGTCCCTTTTTCATCCATGATTTATGCACCAGCTCTCACCTGGATGTTGATAAAGCCATCCACTGGTTTCAGGCCCTGGTGGCCAAGGCCTGGGAGAGTCTCAGTTACAAGTACAAGCTCGATCTTGTGCCCCAGCCTTCCAACACATCGTGCCGGCTGAAACTGATGTTTAAATCTGGGAGAACTGTTTTCATTAACATAATCCTTGGAGTGCAACTAGGAGATACCTTGGTCTTTCTGGCCACCCAAGGGGCCGAAAGGGACCATTTAACCGGGGCAGTTTGGCAGAGGAACTTTGCTGTCCAGGAGCTGCTCTTTTTCAAATGGGTCAGCCAGCGCCTTCCAGAGGACAGCTGCTACCTGAAATGTCTCCAGATCCTGATCTTTTTCAAAGAATCCAGCCCGTCCAGCAGAAAGGAGCCCGTGCTCAGCAATTACCACTATAAGACTTGCCTGATGCATCTCCTCCTCTGTCAGCCCCTATTGGACTGGGAGCCTGAGGACATTGCGCCACGAATCCAGGATATGCTCCAGTTCATGCATACCGCCCTCCAGGAGAAATACCTCCAGCACTTTGTGATTGGGAACATCTGCCTGCCCATCCAGATCCCCATCCCTCAGGCCCTCCGGAGTGCTACCCCTCTCAATCTTTTCAAGCACCTGGAACAGGACCGTGACCTTCATGCCAAGGCAATGAAGGAGTTTGTAGAGGTGGTGGAAAAAGTGAGGGCTCTCTGGTCTGAGCGGGAAGAGTAA